One window from the genome of Populus alba chromosome 15, ASM523922v2, whole genome shotgun sequence encodes:
- the LOC118050950 gene encoding protein TIFY 6B isoform X2 → MERDFLGLGSKNNPVTIKEEATDTPLKDSVPMRGSGMQWSFSNKVSAIPQFLSFKSSMEDKPRKAVHDHMASSSSGFMSISTADAFDSNQKSYSPLIQKNMALDKQAGNHYAMTTYDKQHFDACFVNRPQDMRMFPISSQQNQTINVSMSSPILQSFFPPTGHNMITTNSVVSKPLGGFPVITPASALPTPSSVIGTTDLRDGAKSSGAPAQLTIFYAGSVSVYDDVSPEKAQAIMLLAGNGGSSGTQNKPISTPQAQAQAPIPGPPVGDIFVGNKINTTAPCSGMPSPISVTSSSTNDLAMAKPVVTLAPSVKQIEPTKPASSVGPTSATLVPAVAVPQARKASLARFLEKRKERVMQTSPYNGSKKSPEGGAHRFDGMSLSMSTSSSFSLPASN, encoded by the exons ATGGAGAGAGATTTTCTGGGTCTGGGTTCGAAAAACAATCCTGTTACTATCAAAGAAGAGGCTACCGATACTCCTCTTAAGGATTCTG TGCCCATGAGAGGTTCAGGGATGCAGTGGTCTTTTTCAAACAAGGTTTCTGCCATTCCTCAATTCTTGTCGTTCAAGTCTTCCATGGAAGATAAACCAAGAAAGGCTGTTCATGATCACATGGCATCATCATCCTCTGGCTTTATGTCAATTTCAACTGCTGATGCTTTTGATTCTAACCAGAAATCATACTCTCCCTTGATTCAG AAAAACATGGCTCTTGATAAACAAGCTGGAAACCATTATGCTATGACAACCTATGATAAACAGCATTTCGATGCCTGTTTTGTTAATCGCCCACAGGATATGAGGATGTTCCCAATCTCCAGccaacaaaatcaaacaatcaaCGTTTCTATGAGCTCCCCCATTCTGCAGTCCTTTTTTCCTCCCACTGGACACAACATGATTACTACTAATTCAGTAGTCTCAAAACCTCTCGGAGGATTTCCAGTCATAACCCCTGCTTCTGCTCTTCCTACCCCGAGTTCCGTAATTGGCACCACTGATCTTAG GGATGGTGCTAAATCCTCTGGAGCACCTGCTCAGTTGACCATATTCTACGCTGGTTCAGTGAGTGTTTATGATGATGTTTCTCCTGAGAAG GCACAGGCCATTATGCTTTTGGCTGGAAATGGTGGTTCTTCTGGGACTCAGAATAAGCCAATCTCCACGCCTCAAGCACAGGCACAAGCACCGATTCCTGGACCACCTGTAGGCGATATTTTTGTTGGGAACAAAATCAACACTACAGCTCCATGCTCAGGCATGCCAAGCCCTATTTCTGTGACCTCTAGTAGCACCAACGATTTAGCAATGGCTAAGCCAGTAGTAACTTTAGCACCTTCTGTTAAACAAATAGAGCCCACCAAGCCAGCTAGCTCAGTAGGACCTACTTCTGCCACTCTAGTTCCAGCAG TGGCTGTACCTCAGGCTCGTAAAGCATCGTTGGCTCGGTTTTTGGAGAAGCGCAAGGAAAG GGTGATGCAAACATCGCCCTACAATGGAAGCAAGAAGTCTCCCGAGGGTGGTGCCCATAGATTTGATGGTATGAGTTTATCAATGAGCACCTCTAGCTCTTTCTCTCTCCCAGCCAGCAATTAG
- the LOC118050952 gene encoding TPR repeat-containing thioredoxin TDX isoform X1 yields the protein MFQMDAAKVTELKHFIDQCKANPSIIHTPSLAFFKTYLQSLGARFPPETKSGAHMQEKGDIDMADSGEYSDSKRPIEDDDEIVESDIDLDNTDVVEPDNHPPQKMGDPAVEVTEEKRDAAQTEKSKAMDAISEGKLEEAIDHLTEAIMLNPTSAILYATRGGVFVKLKKPLAAIRDADAALAINPNSAKGYKVRGMARAMLGQWEHAATDLHEASKLDYDDEIGLVLKKVEPNARKIEEHHRKYERLRKERELKKAEHERKQQAEAQEREALSALKEGQVIGIHSAKELDPKLNAASKTSRLAILYFTASWCGPCRMIAPIFTSLAAKYLKVVFLKVDIDEARDVAARWNISSVPTFYFIKNGKEIDKVVGADKNELERKVKQHSG from the exons ATGTTCCAGATGGATGCCGCTAAAGTAACTGAGCTCAAACACTTTATTGATCAGTGTAAGGCTAACCCTTCTATTATCCACACCCCATCTCTTGCTTTCTTCAAGACTTATCTTCAAAG CCTAGGTGCTCGATTTCCTCCAGAGACAAAATC GGGTGCTCATATGCAGGAGAAAGGTGATATTGACATGGCTGACTCTGGGGAATACTCTGATTCCAAAAGACCaattgaagatgatgatgaaattgttgAGTCTGATATTGACTTGGATAATACTGATGTTGTGGAACCTGACAATCATCCTCCGCAAAAG ATGGGAGATCCTGCAGTTGAAGTTACAGAAGAAAAGCGGGATGCTGCTcaaactgaaaaatcaaaagCTATGGATGCAATCTCTGAAG GTAAGCTGGAAGAAGCCATAGATCATTTAACAGAAGCCATCATGTTGAATCCAACTTCAGCTATATTATATGCCACACGAG GTGGTGTTTTTGTTAAACTGAAGAAACCTCTTGCTGCGATTCGTGATGCTGATGCTGCTCTAGCA ATCAATCCAAACTCTGCAAAAGGATATAAAGTACGAGGTATGGCCAGAGCCATGTTGGGCCAATGGGAACACGCTGCAACTGACCTGCATGAGGCATCAAAGTTGGACTATGATGATGAGATTGGTTTGGTGCTGAAAAAG GTTGAACCTAATGCCCGCAAAATTGAAGAGCATCATAGAAAATATGAACGCCTCCGAAAAGAAAGGGAGCTAAAGAAAGCTGAACATGAGAGAAAACAACAAGCTGAAGCCCAA GAAAGAGAAGCCTTATCTGCTCTGAAGGAAG GACAAGTTATAGGCATTCATTCTGCCAAGGAACTAGATCCCAAACTGAATGCTGCGTCAAAAACTTCCCGCCTTGCAATCTTGTACTTCACTGCATCGTGGTGTGGACCATGTCGAATGATTGCTCCCATTTTCACAAGCTTAGCTGCGAAGTACCTGAAAGTTGTTTTCTTGAAAGTTGACATAGACGAGGCAAGAGATGTTGCTGCACGCTGGAACATCAGCAGTGTTCCTACCTTCTACTTTATAAAGAATGGCAAGGAGATTGACAAGGTCGTGGGGgctgataaaaatgaattggaaaGGAAGGTCAAACAACATTCTGGCTAG
- the LOC118050952 gene encoding TPR repeat-containing thioredoxin TDX isoform X3, producing MADSGEYSDSKRPIEDDDEIVESDIDLDNTDVVEPDNHPPQKMGDPAVEVTEEKRDAAQTEKSKAMDAISEGKLEEAIDHLTEAIMLNPTSAILYATRGGVFVKLKKPLAAIRDADAALAINPNSAKGYKVRGMARAMLGQWEHAATDLHEASKLDYDDEIGLVLKKVEPNARKIEEHHRKYERLRKERELKKAEHERKQQAEAQEREALSALKEGQVIGIHSAKELDPKLNAASKTSRLAILYFTASWCGPCRMIAPIFTSLAAKYLKVVFLKVDIDEARDVAARWNISSVPTFYFIKNGKEIDKVVGADKNELERKVKQHSG from the exons ATGGCTGACTCTGGGGAATACTCTGATTCCAAAAGACCaattgaagatgatgatgaaattgttgAGTCTGATATTGACTTGGATAATACTGATGTTGTGGAACCTGACAATCATCCTCCGCAAAAG ATGGGAGATCCTGCAGTTGAAGTTACAGAAGAAAAGCGGGATGCTGCTcaaactgaaaaatcaaaagCTATGGATGCAATCTCTGAAG GTAAGCTGGAAGAAGCCATAGATCATTTAACAGAAGCCATCATGTTGAATCCAACTTCAGCTATATTATATGCCACACGAG GTGGTGTTTTTGTTAAACTGAAGAAACCTCTTGCTGCGATTCGTGATGCTGATGCTGCTCTAGCA ATCAATCCAAACTCTGCAAAAGGATATAAAGTACGAGGTATGGCCAGAGCCATGTTGGGCCAATGGGAACACGCTGCAACTGACCTGCATGAGGCATCAAAGTTGGACTATGATGATGAGATTGGTTTGGTGCTGAAAAAG GTTGAACCTAATGCCCGCAAAATTGAAGAGCATCATAGAAAATATGAACGCCTCCGAAAAGAAAGGGAGCTAAAGAAAGCTGAACATGAGAGAAAACAACAAGCTGAAGCCCAA GAAAGAGAAGCCTTATCTGCTCTGAAGGAAG GACAAGTTATAGGCATTCATTCTGCCAAGGAACTAGATCCCAAACTGAATGCTGCGTCAAAAACTTCCCGCCTTGCAATCTTGTACTTCACTGCATCGTGGTGTGGACCATGTCGAATGATTGCTCCCATTTTCACAAGCTTAGCTGCGAAGTACCTGAAAGTTGTTTTCTTGAAAGTTGACATAGACGAGGCAAGAGATGTTGCTGCACGCTGGAACATCAGCAGTGTTCCTACCTTCTACTTTATAAAGAATGGCAAGGAGATTGACAAGGTCGTGGGGgctgataaaaatgaattggaaaGGAAGGTCAAACAACATTCTGGCTAG
- the LOC118050950 gene encoding protein TIFY 6B isoform X4, with translation MERDFLGLGSKNNPVTIKEEATDTPLKDSVPMRGSGMQWSFSNKVSAIPQFLSFKSSMEDKPRKAVHDHMASSSSGFMSISTADAFDSNQKSYSPLIQDMRMFPISSQQNQTINVSMSSPILQSFFPPTGHNMITTNSVVSKPLGGFPVITPASALPTPSSVIGTTDLRDGAKSSGAPAQLTIFYAGSVSVYDDVSPEKAQAIMLLAGNGGSSGTQNKPISTPQAQAQAPIPGPPVGDIFVGNKINTTAPCSGMPSPISVTSSSTNDLAMAKPVVTLAPSVKQIEPTKPASSVGPTSATLVPAAVAVPQARKASLARFLEKRKERVMQTSPYNGSKKSPEGGAHRFDGMSLSMSTSSSFSLPASN, from the exons ATGGAGAGAGATTTTCTGGGTCTGGGTTCGAAAAACAATCCTGTTACTATCAAAGAAGAGGCTACCGATACTCCTCTTAAGGATTCTG TGCCCATGAGAGGTTCAGGGATGCAGTGGTCTTTTTCAAACAAGGTTTCTGCCATTCCTCAATTCTTGTCGTTCAAGTCTTCCATGGAAGATAAACCAAGAAAGGCTGTTCATGATCACATGGCATCATCATCCTCTGGCTTTATGTCAATTTCAACTGCTGATGCTTTTGATTCTAACCAGAAATCATACTCTCCCTTGATTCAG GATATGAGGATGTTCCCAATCTCCAGccaacaaaatcaaacaatcaaCGTTTCTATGAGCTCCCCCATTCTGCAGTCCTTTTTTCCTCCCACTGGACACAACATGATTACTACTAATTCAGTAGTCTCAAAACCTCTCGGAGGATTTCCAGTCATAACCCCTGCTTCTGCTCTTCCTACCCCGAGTTCCGTAATTGGCACCACTGATCTTAG GGATGGTGCTAAATCCTCTGGAGCACCTGCTCAGTTGACCATATTCTACGCTGGTTCAGTGAGTGTTTATGATGATGTTTCTCCTGAGAAG GCACAGGCCATTATGCTTTTGGCTGGAAATGGTGGTTCTTCTGGGACTCAGAATAAGCCAATCTCCACGCCTCAAGCACAGGCACAAGCACCGATTCCTGGACCACCTGTAGGCGATATTTTTGTTGGGAACAAAATCAACACTACAGCTCCATGCTCAGGCATGCCAAGCCCTATTTCTGTGACCTCTAGTAGCACCAACGATTTAGCAATGGCTAAGCCAGTAGTAACTTTAGCACCTTCTGTTAAACAAATAGAGCCCACCAAGCCAGCTAGCTCAGTAGGACCTACTTCTGCCACTCTAGTTCCAGCAG CAGTGGCTGTACCTCAGGCTCGTAAAGCATCGTTGGCTCGGTTTTTGGAGAAGCGCAAGGAAAG GGTGATGCAAACATCGCCCTACAATGGAAGCAAGAAGTCTCCCGAGGGTGGTGCCCATAGATTTGATGGTATGAGTTTATCAATGAGCACCTCTAGCTCTTTCTCTCTCCCAGCCAGCAATTAG
- the LOC118050950 gene encoding protein TIFY 6B isoform X1 — MERDFLGLGSKNNPVTIKEEATDTPLKDSVPMRGSGMQWSFSNKVSAIPQFLSFKSSMEDKPRKAVHDHMASSSSGFMSISTADAFDSNQKSYSPLIQKNMALDKQAGNHYAMTTYDKQHFDACFVNRPQDMRMFPISSQQNQTINVSMSSPILQSFFPPTGHNMITTNSVVSKPLGGFPVITPASALPTPSSVIGTTDLRDGAKSSGAPAQLTIFYAGSVSVYDDVSPEKAQAIMLLAGNGGSSGTQNKPISTPQAQAQAPIPGPPVGDIFVGNKINTTAPCSGMPSPISVTSSSTNDLAMAKPVVTLAPSVKQIEPTKPASSVGPTSATLVPAAVAVPQARKASLARFLEKRKERVMQTSPYNGSKKSPEGGAHRFDGMSLSMSTSSSFSLPASN, encoded by the exons ATGGAGAGAGATTTTCTGGGTCTGGGTTCGAAAAACAATCCTGTTACTATCAAAGAAGAGGCTACCGATACTCCTCTTAAGGATTCTG TGCCCATGAGAGGTTCAGGGATGCAGTGGTCTTTTTCAAACAAGGTTTCTGCCATTCCTCAATTCTTGTCGTTCAAGTCTTCCATGGAAGATAAACCAAGAAAGGCTGTTCATGATCACATGGCATCATCATCCTCTGGCTTTATGTCAATTTCAACTGCTGATGCTTTTGATTCTAACCAGAAATCATACTCTCCCTTGATTCAG AAAAACATGGCTCTTGATAAACAAGCTGGAAACCATTATGCTATGACAACCTATGATAAACAGCATTTCGATGCCTGTTTTGTTAATCGCCCACAGGATATGAGGATGTTCCCAATCTCCAGccaacaaaatcaaacaatcaaCGTTTCTATGAGCTCCCCCATTCTGCAGTCCTTTTTTCCTCCCACTGGACACAACATGATTACTACTAATTCAGTAGTCTCAAAACCTCTCGGAGGATTTCCAGTCATAACCCCTGCTTCTGCTCTTCCTACCCCGAGTTCCGTAATTGGCACCACTGATCTTAG GGATGGTGCTAAATCCTCTGGAGCACCTGCTCAGTTGACCATATTCTACGCTGGTTCAGTGAGTGTTTATGATGATGTTTCTCCTGAGAAG GCACAGGCCATTATGCTTTTGGCTGGAAATGGTGGTTCTTCTGGGACTCAGAATAAGCCAATCTCCACGCCTCAAGCACAGGCACAAGCACCGATTCCTGGACCACCTGTAGGCGATATTTTTGTTGGGAACAAAATCAACACTACAGCTCCATGCTCAGGCATGCCAAGCCCTATTTCTGTGACCTCTAGTAGCACCAACGATTTAGCAATGGCTAAGCCAGTAGTAACTTTAGCACCTTCTGTTAAACAAATAGAGCCCACCAAGCCAGCTAGCTCAGTAGGACCTACTTCTGCCACTCTAGTTCCAGCAG CAGTGGCTGTACCTCAGGCTCGTAAAGCATCGTTGGCTCGGTTTTTGGAGAAGCGCAAGGAAAG GGTGATGCAAACATCGCCCTACAATGGAAGCAAGAAGTCTCCCGAGGGTGGTGCCCATAGATTTGATGGTATGAGTTTATCAATGAGCACCTCTAGCTCTTTCTCTCTCCCAGCCAGCAATTAG
- the LOC118050952 gene encoding TPR repeat-containing thioredoxin TDX isoform X2, which yields MFQMDAAKVTELKHFIDQCKANPSIIHTPSLAFFKTYLQSLGARFPPETKSEKGDIDMADSGEYSDSKRPIEDDDEIVESDIDLDNTDVVEPDNHPPQKMGDPAVEVTEEKRDAAQTEKSKAMDAISEGKLEEAIDHLTEAIMLNPTSAILYATRGGVFVKLKKPLAAIRDADAALAINPNSAKGYKVRGMARAMLGQWEHAATDLHEASKLDYDDEIGLVLKKVEPNARKIEEHHRKYERLRKERELKKAEHERKQQAEAQEREALSALKEGQVIGIHSAKELDPKLNAASKTSRLAILYFTASWCGPCRMIAPIFTSLAAKYLKVVFLKVDIDEARDVAARWNISSVPTFYFIKNGKEIDKVVGADKNELERKVKQHSG from the exons ATGTTCCAGATGGATGCCGCTAAAGTAACTGAGCTCAAACACTTTATTGATCAGTGTAAGGCTAACCCTTCTATTATCCACACCCCATCTCTTGCTTTCTTCAAGACTTATCTTCAAAG CCTAGGTGCTCGATTTCCTCCAGAGACAAAATCG GAGAAAGGTGATATTGACATGGCTGACTCTGGGGAATACTCTGATTCCAAAAGACCaattgaagatgatgatgaaattgttgAGTCTGATATTGACTTGGATAATACTGATGTTGTGGAACCTGACAATCATCCTCCGCAAAAG ATGGGAGATCCTGCAGTTGAAGTTACAGAAGAAAAGCGGGATGCTGCTcaaactgaaaaatcaaaagCTATGGATGCAATCTCTGAAG GTAAGCTGGAAGAAGCCATAGATCATTTAACAGAAGCCATCATGTTGAATCCAACTTCAGCTATATTATATGCCACACGAG GTGGTGTTTTTGTTAAACTGAAGAAACCTCTTGCTGCGATTCGTGATGCTGATGCTGCTCTAGCA ATCAATCCAAACTCTGCAAAAGGATATAAAGTACGAGGTATGGCCAGAGCCATGTTGGGCCAATGGGAACACGCTGCAACTGACCTGCATGAGGCATCAAAGTTGGACTATGATGATGAGATTGGTTTGGTGCTGAAAAAG GTTGAACCTAATGCCCGCAAAATTGAAGAGCATCATAGAAAATATGAACGCCTCCGAAAAGAAAGGGAGCTAAAGAAAGCTGAACATGAGAGAAAACAACAAGCTGAAGCCCAA GAAAGAGAAGCCTTATCTGCTCTGAAGGAAG GACAAGTTATAGGCATTCATTCTGCCAAGGAACTAGATCCCAAACTGAATGCTGCGTCAAAAACTTCCCGCCTTGCAATCTTGTACTTCACTGCATCGTGGTGTGGACCATGTCGAATGATTGCTCCCATTTTCACAAGCTTAGCTGCGAAGTACCTGAAAGTTGTTTTCTTGAAAGTTGACATAGACGAGGCAAGAGATGTTGCTGCACGCTGGAACATCAGCAGTGTTCCTACCTTCTACTTTATAAAGAATGGCAAGGAGATTGACAAGGTCGTGGGGgctgataaaaatgaattggaaaGGAAGGTCAAACAACATTCTGGCTAG
- the LOC118050950 gene encoding protein TIFY 6B isoform X3: MGRLYCFLLRIQACEIISCSFQSFWEVPMRGSGMQWSFSNKVSAIPQFLSFKSSMEDKPRKAVHDHMASSSSGFMSISTADAFDSNQKSYSPLIQKNMALDKQAGNHYAMTTYDKQHFDACFVNRPQDMRMFPISSQQNQTINVSMSSPILQSFFPPTGHNMITTNSVVSKPLGGFPVITPASALPTPSSVIGTTDLRDGAKSSGAPAQLTIFYAGSVSVYDDVSPEKAQAIMLLAGNGGSSGTQNKPISTPQAQAQAPIPGPPVGDIFVGNKINTTAPCSGMPSPISVTSSSTNDLAMAKPVVTLAPSVKQIEPTKPASSVGPTSATLVPAAVAVPQARKASLARFLEKRKERVMQTSPYNGSKKSPEGGAHRFDGMSLSMSTSSSFSLPASN; this comes from the exons ATGGGGaggctttattgttttttactaCGAATCCAAGCTTGTGAGATCATCAGTTGTTCTTTTCAGTCTTTTTGGGAAG TGCCCATGAGAGGTTCAGGGATGCAGTGGTCTTTTTCAAACAAGGTTTCTGCCATTCCTCAATTCTTGTCGTTCAAGTCTTCCATGGAAGATAAACCAAGAAAGGCTGTTCATGATCACATGGCATCATCATCCTCTGGCTTTATGTCAATTTCAACTGCTGATGCTTTTGATTCTAACCAGAAATCATACTCTCCCTTGATTCAG AAAAACATGGCTCTTGATAAACAAGCTGGAAACCATTATGCTATGACAACCTATGATAAACAGCATTTCGATGCCTGTTTTGTTAATCGCCCACAGGATATGAGGATGTTCCCAATCTCCAGccaacaaaatcaaacaatcaaCGTTTCTATGAGCTCCCCCATTCTGCAGTCCTTTTTTCCTCCCACTGGACACAACATGATTACTACTAATTCAGTAGTCTCAAAACCTCTCGGAGGATTTCCAGTCATAACCCCTGCTTCTGCTCTTCCTACCCCGAGTTCCGTAATTGGCACCACTGATCTTAG GGATGGTGCTAAATCCTCTGGAGCACCTGCTCAGTTGACCATATTCTACGCTGGTTCAGTGAGTGTTTATGATGATGTTTCTCCTGAGAAG GCACAGGCCATTATGCTTTTGGCTGGAAATGGTGGTTCTTCTGGGACTCAGAATAAGCCAATCTCCACGCCTCAAGCACAGGCACAAGCACCGATTCCTGGACCACCTGTAGGCGATATTTTTGTTGGGAACAAAATCAACACTACAGCTCCATGCTCAGGCATGCCAAGCCCTATTTCTGTGACCTCTAGTAGCACCAACGATTTAGCAATGGCTAAGCCAGTAGTAACTTTAGCACCTTCTGTTAAACAAATAGAGCCCACCAAGCCAGCTAGCTCAGTAGGACCTACTTCTGCCACTCTAGTTCCAGCAG CAGTGGCTGTACCTCAGGCTCGTAAAGCATCGTTGGCTCGGTTTTTGGAGAAGCGCAAGGAAAG GGTGATGCAAACATCGCCCTACAATGGAAGCAAGAAGTCTCCCGAGGGTGGTGCCCATAGATTTGATGGTATGAGTTTATCAATGAGCACCTCTAGCTCTTTCTCTCTCCCAGCCAGCAATTAG